A genomic segment from Alteribacillus bidgolensis encodes:
- a CDS encoding YaaR family protein yields MDIHKVMQTGVHPPSSKGKETSRTSVSFTEIMDQRRHDKAYDRLTKMIEQIDDQGKVLSETRTVEELRKYKQLVKDFMKEAVDHGLNLEEKRGFNRRGRTKIYKVVEEVDRKLLELTNAVMEKEKKGIDILDKVGEIRGLLVNLYA; encoded by the coding sequence GTGGATATTCATAAAGTTATGCAAACGGGTGTCCATCCGCCTTCTTCTAAAGGGAAAGAAACGTCCCGGACAAGCGTCTCATTTACAGAAATAATGGATCAACGACGCCATGATAAAGCTTATGATCGTCTCACCAAAATGATTGAGCAAATAGATGATCAAGGTAAAGTCTTATCTGAAACCCGTACTGTCGAAGAATTGCGTAAATATAAACAGCTGGTTAAAGATTTTATGAAGGAAGCTGTAGATCATGGCTTGAATTTAGAAGAAAAACGTGGTTTTAACAGGCGTGGAAGAACAAAAATTTATAAAGTAGTAGAGGAAGTTGATCGTAAATTGCTTGAACTAACAAACGCAGTAATGGAAAAAGAAAAAAAGGGAATAGATATTCTGGATAAAGTTGGAGAAATTAGGGGATTGCTTGTTAATCTCTATGCCTAA
- a CDS encoding phosphatase PAP2 family protein, with protein MCRNLNVKKWLYRFFSLFIITSCLYLFFEIAGFLHTEKLITFDQLVMKNIPFFHSEGLTAIFSFLTSLASVTFTSTITIMLCACFFFFKKRKEGWILALSVAGGGLFNYVLKAVYERQRPDIDQLIEVSGFSFPSGHSMNAVTLYGMLAVLCFFMMNRLTLKLMNGIGFCLLIFLIGVSRVYLGVHYVSDVIAGYLAGFAWISAVILLYRSMSVKKKKV; from the coding sequence ATGTGTAGAAATTTAAATGTAAAGAAGTGGTTATACAGATTTTTCTCCTTGTTCATCATTACAAGTTGTTTATATCTTTTTTTTGAAATCGCAGGCTTTCTTCACACAGAAAAACTTATTACATTTGACCAGCTAGTCATGAAAAATATCCCTTTTTTTCATTCGGAAGGCCTTACAGCTATTTTTTCATTTCTCACCTCATTAGCTTCTGTTACGTTTACTAGCACCATTACCATTATGCTATGTGCATGTTTTTTCTTTTTTAAAAAAAGGAAAGAAGGATGGATATTGGCCCTTTCTGTCGCAGGAGGAGGCTTATTTAATTATGTACTCAAAGCTGTCTATGAAAGACAAAGACCTGATATTGACCAGCTTATTGAAGTTTCCGGCTTTAGTTTTCCGAGCGGTCATTCAATGAATGCTGTAACTTTATATGGTATGCTTGCTGTTCTATGTTTTTTTATGATGAATCGTTTAACATTAAAGCTTATGAATGGTATAGGATTTTGTCTATTGATTTTTTTAATAGGTGTCAGCAGGGTATATTTAGGGGTTCATTATGTAAGTGACGTTATAGCAGGATATCTTGCAGGATTCGCCTGGATTAGTGCAGTAATATTACTTTATCGTTCCATGTCAGTTAAAAAGAAAAAAGTTTAA
- the cimA gene encoding citramalate synthase, whose protein sequence is MAVAAQVKLYDTTLRDGTQGEGISLSVDDKIKIANKLDQMGVHYIEGGWPGSNPKDMNFFERAKDLSLDQAVITAFGMTRRPGLKAEEDPNLKRILESGVEAAALVGKTWDFHVTEAVQTSLEENVNMIYDSVRFLKDHDLEVIFDAEHFFDGFKNNKEYALKTILAAEDAGADCVALCDTNGGSLPSEIAAILTEVQNKLTVEIGIHCHNDGELGVANTLEAVNAGASQIQGTINGYGERCGNANLVSVIPNLQLKMGIECVSDEQLKQLTETSKYLHELANQTPPNGQPFTGKSAFAHKGGMHVSAVLKHPETYEHVIPEKIGNERRVLVSELSGQSNLLFKAKELGLSLDKSNPAVKETIEKMKDMEHKGYQYEAAEASFELLIRNGMGENHDYFRLDHFKIITHKEKEGSFTTEAVVKMIIKDQTVMTAAEGNGPVNALDHALRKAIGEFYPLVHEMYLSDYKVRVLDEAEATASTVRVLIESSDGKETWSTIGVSANIIEASWHALVDSIRYYFMKQRSRLEEVELFSSMPTEGVKNH, encoded by the coding sequence ATGGCAGTGGCAGCACAAGTGAAGTTGTATGATACAACGTTACGTGACGGCACGCAAGGGGAAGGAATCAGTTTATCTGTAGATGATAAAATAAAGATTGCAAATAAATTAGATCAAATGGGCGTTCATTATATTGAAGGCGGCTGGCCTGGAAGCAATCCGAAAGATATGAATTTCTTTGAACGCGCTAAAGACTTATCCTTAGATCAAGCTGTCATTACAGCATTTGGGATGACACGCAGACCTGGTTTAAAAGCCGAAGAAGATCCTAATTTAAAGAGAATTTTAGAAAGCGGGGTAGAAGCCGCAGCCTTAGTCGGTAAAACGTGGGATTTTCACGTAACAGAAGCAGTTCAAACGTCTCTAGAAGAAAATGTAAATATGATTTATGATTCCGTACGTTTCTTGAAGGATCACGATTTAGAAGTTATTTTTGATGCGGAACATTTTTTTGACGGATTCAAAAATAATAAAGAATATGCTCTAAAAACTATTTTAGCAGCCGAAGACGCAGGAGCAGATTGTGTAGCGCTCTGCGACACAAACGGAGGGTCCCTTCCTTCTGAGATAGCCGCTATTCTAACAGAGGTTCAAAATAAACTAACAGTAGAAATAGGCATTCATTGCCATAATGACGGCGAACTTGGAGTAGCAAATACTCTGGAAGCGGTGAACGCCGGAGCCAGTCAAATTCAAGGCACAATTAATGGCTACGGTGAAAGATGCGGAAACGCTAACTTAGTATCCGTTATTCCAAACTTGCAGTTAAAAATGGGTATAGAGTGTGTGTCTGACGAGCAGTTAAAACAATTAACAGAGACATCTAAATACCTTCATGAATTAGCAAACCAAACACCTCCAAACGGTCAGCCGTTTACAGGGAAAAGTGCTTTTGCACACAAAGGCGGTATGCATGTCAGCGCTGTTTTAAAACATCCAGAAACGTACGAACATGTTATCCCTGAAAAAATCGGCAATGAAAGAAGAGTACTAGTCTCAGAATTGTCAGGTCAGAGCAACTTATTATTTAAGGCAAAAGAATTGGGTCTTTCTCTTGATAAAAGCAATCCTGCCGTCAAAGAAACTATTGAAAAAATGAAGGATATGGAGCATAAAGGCTATCAATATGAAGCAGCAGAAGCATCTTTTGAACTGCTTATCCGTAACGGCATGGGAGAAAATCACGATTACTTTCGACTAGATCATTTTAAAATCATTACCCATAAAGAAAAAGAAGGAAGCTTTACGACCGAAGCAGTTGTGAAAATGATCATTAAAGACCAAACCGTAATGACAGCTGCTGAGGGAAATGGCCCTGTGAATGCACTCGATCATGCTCTCAGAAAAGCGATAGGAGAATTTTATCCCCTTGTACATGAGATGTACTTGTCTGATTATAAAGTACGTGTTCTCGATGAGGCAGAGGCAACCGCTTCCACTGTAAGAGTCTTAATCGAATCTTCCGATGGAAAAGAAACGTGGAGTACTATTGGGGTGTCTGCAAACATTATTGAAGCAAGCTGGCATGCACTCGTTGACAGTATCCGTTATTATTTTATGAAACAAAGAAGCAGACTTGAAGAAGTGGAACTTTTCTCTTCTATGCCTACAGAGGGCGTTAAAAACCATTAA
- the fliS gene encoding flagellar export chaperone FliS: MTFLSDEILQQKTSQELTMMLYEACEYNVEEAISSIEKKDYMLANKKFQRAVDILERLGVGLNYEAGIIADELDALYNYMSELLIIANIEKNKEKAKETANILHHISAAWNEAIFTQTDKQSKTVRARTNAYEKNALYAD, encoded by the coding sequence ATGACTTTTTTATCAGATGAAATCCTGCAACAAAAAACCTCTCAAGAACTGACAATGATGTTATATGAAGCATGTGAATATAATGTAGAAGAAGCAATTTCCTCTATTGAAAAAAAAGATTATATGCTCGCAAATAAGAAATTTCAGCGAGCGGTAGATATTCTTGAACGCCTAGGTGTTGGTTTAAATTATGAAGCCGGCATCATAGCAGATGAATTAGATGCTTTGTACAACTATATGAGTGAGCTCTTAATAATAGCGAATATCGAAAAAAATAAAGAAAAAGCCAAAGAAACAGCCAATATATTACACCACATTTCTGCTGCCTGGAATGAGGCGATTTTTACCCAAACAGATAAACAATCAAAGACTGTGCGGGCAAGAACAAATGCTTATGAAAAGAATGCATTGTATGCTGATTAG
- a CDS encoding fructosamine kinase family protein — protein MSISIQRALTGAGINEKIDSIQPVSGGSISAAYLVHTNSQSYFVKWHEEAPNDFFRQEALGLRFLEEAKDIFVPSVYGWGKKYIVMDPVIGAASIQTEGELGRAIASLHCSSGSFFGLEEDNFIGELPQVNDWEESWVAFLRDKRLQPQIELARSLGRMPKERNRKAYYVLDHLNDWVPDHKHPVKLHGDLWGGNWLPGENGKPYLIDPAVWYGDHEFELAFTYLFGGFSKNVYDAYQEIKTIDVLFDERKALYQLYYLLVHLNIFGESYGRQVDRILTKYAK, from the coding sequence ATGAGCATATCTATTCAAAGAGCATTAACTGGAGCAGGGATAAACGAAAAGATTGACAGTATTCAACCGGTTTCTGGAGGCAGCATTAGTGCAGCTTATCTTGTACATACAAATAGTCAATCATACTTTGTGAAATGGCATGAAGAAGCTCCTAATGATTTTTTTAGACAGGAAGCATTAGGACTGCGCTTTTTAGAAGAAGCAAAAGATATTTTTGTACCTAGCGTATACGGTTGGGGCAAAAAATATATTGTGATGGATCCAGTTATAGGGGCAGCTTCTATCCAGACAGAGGGAGAACTAGGACGTGCGATAGCGTCCTTACATTGCAGCAGCGGATCATTTTTTGGATTAGAAGAAGACAACTTCATTGGAGAATTACCTCAAGTAAATGACTGGGAAGAATCATGGGTAGCTTTTTTGCGTGACAAAAGACTGCAGCCCCAAATAGAACTAGCCAGATCTCTCGGTCGCATGCCGAAAGAACGTAATAGAAAAGCGTATTATGTGCTTGATCATTTAAATGATTGGGTACCTGATCATAAGCACCCGGTAAAGCTGCACGGAGATCTTTGGGGAGGAAATTGGCTGCCTGGTGAAAATGGTAAGCCTTACTTAATTGATCCTGCTGTATGGTATGGAGATCACGAATTTGAACTTGCTTTCACGTACTTATTCGGTGGTTTTTCCAAAAATGTGTATGATGCATATCAAGAAATTAAAACGATTGATGTTTTATTTGACGAGAGAAAAGCTTTATATCAGCTTTATTATCTACTCGTTCATTTAAACATTTTCGGTGAAAGCTATGGGAGACAAGTGGACCGAATATTGACAAAATACGCTAAATGA
- a CDS encoding PTS sugar transporter subunit IIA — MLKKLFGKKEEPKNVSITSPATGKFVDLTDVPDPTFSEKMMGDGFAVEPSEGKIVSPVDGRVVQVFPTKHAVGIKSSEGLDVLIHIGLETVSLNGEGFEGRVSEGDKVKRGDVLVEFAIEDVKEKAKSTITPVVFTEGDQVDHLERKEVNSLTAGETEIMTITVKS, encoded by the coding sequence GTGTTGAAAAAGTTGTTTGGTAAAAAAGAAGAACCTAAAAATGTAAGTATCACATCACCTGCAACTGGTAAGTTTGTTGATTTAACGGACGTTCCTGATCCCACTTTTTCAGAGAAAATGATGGGAGATGGTTTTGCTGTAGAACCTTCTGAAGGAAAAATAGTCTCGCCTGTTGATGGAAGAGTTGTACAAGTATTTCCTACAAAACACGCAGTCGGTATAAAATCAAGTGAGGGACTCGATGTACTTATTCATATCGGTCTTGAAACGGTATCACTAAATGGAGAAGGATTCGAAGGGCGTGTAAGTGAAGGGGACAAAGTGAAAAGAGGAGATGTGCTAGTCGAATTTGCTATAGAGGATGTTAAAGAAAAAGCGAAGAGTACTATTACTCCTGTTGTTTTCACAGAAGGTGACCAGGTCGATCACCTGGAAAGAAAAGAAGTTAACAGTTTGACAGCTGGAGAAACGGAAATCATGACAATAACTGTAAAAAGTTAA
- a CDS encoding YjcZ family sporulation protein has product MSGGYGYGGGFALIVVLFILLIIVGAAWGYGGY; this is encoded by the coding sequence ATGTCTGGTGGATATGGATATGGAGGCGGTTTTGCGTTAATCGTCGTTTTGTTTATTTTGCTAATAATTGTGGGAGCTGCGTGGGGATATGGCGGTTATTAA
- a CDS encoding DNA polymerase IV has translation MGRQWKGKVIFHVDINSFYASVERIHDPSLAGKPVAIAGNPKERKGIVVTASYEARAYGVKTTMPVWEAKRKCPGLIIRPPDFDKYRAASAEMFHLLEEYTELVEPVSIDEGYLDMTIPFKEGKTVQTAYELQNRMNRELGLPCSIGIAPNKFLAKMASDMKKPLGVTVLRKREVPQKLWPLPVEEMHGIGHKTAVKLKDWNILTIGDLAVFSASSLQGRFGVKGKKLSERANGIDHRSVDPEAAKEVKSVGNSITLSSDVQDKEELMNVIQTLSEKVEIRLKRKEVSSANIQLMIRYSDRQTITRSRKLPNPLFTGAEIKRQAAELLNKHWNGKPVRLIGVTALNVIPLSEAYKQLDLFSYKKDMKEAELSHSIAELTNKYGDNIISKGSSLKK, from the coding sequence ATGGGAAGGCAATGGAAAGGAAAAGTAATTTTTCATGTAGATATTAATAGTTTTTATGCATCAGTAGAGAGAATACATGATCCTTCTTTAGCTGGAAAACCAGTAGCTATAGCAGGCAATCCAAAAGAAAGAAAAGGAATCGTAGTTACAGCTAGTTATGAGGCAAGAGCGTATGGCGTGAAGACTACGATGCCTGTTTGGGAAGCGAAAAGAAAATGTCCCGGTTTAATTATTCGACCTCCCGATTTTGATAAGTACAGAGCAGCTTCTGCCGAGATGTTTCATTTATTAGAGGAATACACCGAGTTAGTGGAACCTGTTTCCATCGATGAGGGTTATTTGGATATGACAATTCCTTTTAAAGAAGGAAAAACAGTTCAGACTGCATATGAATTGCAAAACAGAATGAACAGAGAATTAGGATTGCCATGCAGTATAGGAATAGCTCCAAATAAATTTTTAGCAAAAATGGCCAGCGACATGAAAAAGCCGTTAGGAGTGACGGTTCTTCGAAAAAGGGAAGTACCCCAAAAGTTATGGCCTCTTCCCGTTGAAGAGATGCATGGTATCGGGCATAAGACAGCCGTAAAATTAAAAGATTGGAATATATTGACTATTGGAGATTTAGCTGTTTTTTCAGCTTCTTCTCTGCAAGGGCGCTTTGGAGTGAAAGGCAAAAAACTAAGTGAACGAGCCAATGGAATAGACCATCGTTCAGTGGACCCAGAAGCTGCAAAGGAAGTTAAAAGTGTGGGGAATTCAATAACGTTGTCTTCCGACGTACAAGATAAAGAAGAGCTGATGAACGTTATTCAGACTCTTTCTGAAAAAGTGGAAATAAGATTAAAACGAAAAGAAGTGTCTTCTGCTAACATACAATTGATGATTAGATATAGTGATCGACAGACGATAACAAGAAGCAGAAAACTTCCCAATCCGCTTTTTACGGGTGCAGAGATAAAACGACAGGCAGCCGAATTGCTCAATAAGCATTGGAATGGTAAACCGGTCCGGTTAATAGGTGTGACCGCCTTGAACGTCATTCCTCTTTCAGAAGCTTATAAACAACTAGACTTATTTTCATACAAAAAAGATATGAAAGAAGCCGAATTATCTCATTCAATTGCTGAACTGACCAATAAGTATGGAGACAATATTATTTCGAAAGGAAGTTCTCTTAAAAAGTAG
- a CDS encoding flagellin, which translates to MKINNNIQALNAYRNLNQNQNQVSKNLEKLSSGLRINRASDDAAGLAISEKMRSQIRGLKQSERNSMDGISLMQTSEGAMQEIHSMLQRMRELAVQASNDTNTEYDSEQLQKEILELTKEIDSISNRTEFNTKKLLDGSSAVYSYLDEDKNGAKLASPPVALDADIQPGDYSISVSGKSLKIDGADGVLPNQEDENQRLGEYTIEVEDLNDETAFVTIYDDKGIEIDSQNISDEQSNVGGFELSFNDITVEGKSKFRLEAEGTFKLLNDDGENIELKEEVSTKDGKIQLGDLEFEFRANISDGSSDFQVINNSLAFQIGPNTGQQVMVDIPKMDAEELDVDEVDVSTHDGASKAITQFDDAINQVSDARAKLGAVQNRMEHTVANLQVTHENLTSSESRIRDADMAKEMTEFTRNNIINQSATAMLAQANQLPQGVLQLLQ; encoded by the coding sequence GTGAAGATAAATAATAACATTCAAGCATTGAATGCTTATCGCAATTTAAATCAAAACCAAAATCAGGTATCAAAAAATTTGGAAAAACTTTCATCCGGACTTCGGATTAATCGTGCTTCTGATGATGCAGCCGGCCTTGCAATTTCTGAAAAAATGCGTTCCCAAATTAGAGGGCTAAAACAGTCTGAACGAAATTCAATGGATGGCATTTCATTAATGCAGACGTCAGAAGGTGCCATGCAGGAGATTCACTCAATGCTGCAGCGCATGAGAGAACTGGCTGTACAAGCATCCAATGATACAAATACGGAATATGACAGCGAACAGCTGCAAAAAGAAATATTAGAGCTGACAAAAGAAATTGACAGTATCTCTAACAGAACCGAATTTAATACGAAAAAACTGCTGGATGGGTCAAGTGCTGTTTACTCCTATTTAGATGAGGATAAAAATGGTGCTAAATTAGCCTCTCCACCAGTCGCGTTGGATGCTGACATTCAACCTGGTGATTATAGTATATCTGTTTCAGGAAAAAGTTTAAAAATAGATGGCGCCGACGGGGTGCTGCCAAACCAAGAAGATGAAAATCAGAGATTGGGTGAATACACTATAGAAGTAGAAGATTTAAATGATGAAACTGCATTCGTAACCATTTATGATGATAAGGGTATTGAAATAGATAGTCAAAATATCTCAGATGAACAATCTAACGTAGGCGGGTTTGAATTATCCTTTAATGATATTACTGTAGAGGGTAAAAGCAAGTTCAGACTGGAAGCTGAAGGAACGTTTAAATTACTTAATGATGATGGTGAAAACATTGAATTAAAAGAAGAAGTTTCAACGAAAGATGGAAAAATCCAGCTAGGTGATTTAGAGTTTGAATTTAGAGCTAACATTAGTGATGGTTCATCCGATTTTCAAGTTATCAACAACTCCCTTGCTTTTCAAATAGGTCCAAATACAGGCCAGCAAGTAATGGTTGATATTCCTAAAATGGACGCAGAAGAATTAGATGTTGATGAGGTGGATGTTTCGACTCACGACGGTGCAAGCAAAGCGATTACACAATTTGACGATGCTATTAATCAAGTATCAGATGCAAGAGCAAAACTTGGGGCCGTTCAAAATCGCATGGAGCATACTGTAGCTAACTTGCAGGTTACTCATGAAAACCTAACTTCATCCGAGTCAAGGATTCGGGATGCGGATATGGCCAAGGAAATGACTGAATTTACGAGAAATAACATTATTAACCAATCTGCAACAGCGATGCTGGCCCAGGCCAATCAGCTTCCACAAGGCGTTTTGCAGCTGCTTCAATAA
- the asnB gene encoding asparagine synthase (glutamine-hydrolyzing), whose protein sequence is MCGITGWLQFNKDMKQEQPEINKMTNTLRYRGPDQQNTYSSKHITFGHSRLIVIDPAGGKQPMLKERNKKRYVLVYNGELYNTDFLRSQLKKAGHTFSSHSDTEVVLTSYIEWGSSCVEKMNGIFAFAIWDEEDESLFLARDRLGVKPLFYTENKNGFIFGSEIKALLAHRSVKPIVKEEGLLDLFSLGPSRTPGSGIYDGISELKPAHVMNISKQGSKMTRYWNVQGKPHNATAEETSEAIRTLLYQAAKRQLISDKPVSTFLSGGLDSSALTAIAAKEYEKKLHTYSIDYEDNEKYFKSNDYQPDSDQTYIDKMKNTFHTQHHYESITIEELTDSLKEAVLARDLPGMADIDSSLLWFCKKIKQQAVVALSGECADEIFGGYPWFYREDLINKTGFPWISSLNERHQLLNDKYRKNLNMEEYALKRYRETIKETPYSPNDNEIEKRHKEMSYLNMNWFMATLLERKDRMSMRASLEVRVPFADHELVEYVWNVPSDWKRWGGKEKGILRKALEGILPEDVLYRKKNPYPKTHHPKYTTMMTEKMNDILSKKEAPLYEIMDPSQLKKLAESNGASFKVPWFGQLMTGPQLLAYLWQVNYWLEAYQVTIK, encoded by the coding sequence ATGTGCGGTATTACAGGATGGCTGCAATTTAATAAGGACATGAAACAGGAACAACCTGAAATAAACAAAATGACAAATACCCTTCGTTATCGAGGTCCAGATCAACAAAACACGTATAGCAGCAAGCATATCACTTTTGGCCATTCTAGATTAATTGTCATTGATCCTGCAGGTGGAAAGCAGCCAATGCTTAAAGAACGAAACAAAAAACGTTATGTCCTCGTTTATAATGGAGAATTATATAACACAGATTTTTTACGTTCTCAACTAAAAAAAGCAGGTCATACGTTTTCTTCTCATTCCGATACAGAAGTGGTTTTAACTTCTTATATAGAGTGGGGCAGCAGCTGCGTTGAGAAAATGAACGGTATATTCGCTTTTGCAATTTGGGATGAAGAGGATGAAAGTCTTTTTTTGGCAAGAGATCGATTAGGAGTAAAGCCATTGTTTTATACCGAAAATAAAAATGGATTTATATTTGGATCAGAAATAAAAGCTTTGCTAGCTCACAGAAGTGTAAAACCTATTGTTAAGGAAGAAGGTTTGCTTGATTTATTTAGTTTAGGCCCTTCGAGAACTCCGGGATCTGGTATTTATGATGGGATAAGTGAATTAAAACCAGCACATGTTATGAATATTTCTAAACAAGGTTCAAAAATGACACGTTATTGGAATGTACAAGGTAAACCTCATAACGCAACTGCAGAAGAAACCTCTGAAGCCATAAGAACTTTGCTTTATCAAGCTGCCAAACGACAGCTGATATCAGATAAGCCGGTAAGTACTTTTTTATCCGGAGGATTGGATTCTAGTGCCTTAACTGCCATAGCAGCCAAGGAATACGAAAAAAAACTGCATACCTATTCGATTGATTATGAAGATAATGAAAAATACTTTAAATCAAACGATTATCAACCAGATAGTGACCAAACATACATTGATAAAATGAAAAATACTTTTCACACGCAACATCATTACGAATCAATAACGATTGAGGAGTTAACGGACTCATTAAAAGAGGCAGTGCTTGCACGGGACCTGCCAGGGATGGCGGATATAGATTCTTCATTATTGTGGTTTTGCAAAAAAATAAAACAGCAAGCTGTGGTGGCTTTATCTGGGGAATGTGCCGATGAAATATTTGGAGGGTACCCTTGGTTTTATAGAGAAGATCTCATAAATAAAACTGGTTTTCCGTGGATTTCGTCGCTTAATGAACGACACCAATTACTAAATGATAAATATCGTAAAAACTTAAACATGGAAGAATACGCTTTAAAAAGATACAGGGAAACGATAAAAGAAACGCCGTATTCACCAAATGATAATGAAATAGAGAAACGACACAAAGAAATGTCTTATCTAAACATGAATTGGTTCATGGCGACTTTGTTAGAAAGAAAGGACCGCATGAGCATGAGAGCTAGTCTAGAGGTAAGGGTGCCTTTTGCTGACCACGAGTTAGTAGAATACGTGTGGAACGTTCCATCAGATTGGAAGAGATGGGGTGGAAAAGAAAAAGGGATATTGCGAAAAGCTTTGGAAGGTATATTGCCAGAAGATGTGTTATATCGAAAGAAAAACCCTTATCCGAAAACACACCATCCGAAATATACGACAATGATGACAGAAAAAATGAATGATATTTTATCTAAAAAAGAAGCGCCTCTGTATGAGATTATGGATCCAAGCCAGTTAAAAAAACTGGCAGAAAGTAATGGAGCTTCGTTTAAAGTTCCATGGTTTGGTCAATTAATGACGGGCCCGCAGCTGCTTGCATATTTATGGCAAGTTAACTATTGGCTTGAGGCTTATCAGGTAACAATAAAATAA
- a CDS encoding PRD domain-containing protein: MVIQKVLNHNAAIVLHNQEEKVAIGSGLAFQKKKQDKINPEKVEKLFVHNPNSQTPFVHLLALTENDDTKLVQEIVSWLEQKHEKHFDSHSYALIFDHLVHLMKRLKQDKKINNHLLQEIKTLYPDAFELAQKTAEKIKIYVNKDVAQDEIGFLALHLYKSKKKKMSPQILKEHTEALHYMVNIMEEELNTIFPKNTIAYEGLISHLHVTVKAAEVEEELTKAPAELIEMMKMGYPKAFRAAEMAVSAFENRYRLSLPEDESVYIAMHTQRLVSRRTNG; the protein is encoded by the coding sequence ATGGTTATCCAAAAAGTATTAAATCACAATGCTGCCATAGTACTTCATAATCAAGAAGAAAAAGTCGCTATAGGCTCTGGCTTGGCTTTTCAAAAAAAGAAGCAAGATAAGATTAACCCCGAAAAAGTAGAAAAACTTTTTGTGCACAATCCAAACAGTCAAACCCCGTTTGTTCATTTGTTAGCTTTAACAGAAAATGACGATACGAAATTAGTGCAGGAAATCGTTTCATGGCTCGAACAAAAACACGAAAAACATTTTGACAGTCATTCCTATGCACTGATTTTTGACCATTTGGTTCATTTAATGAAAAGGCTTAAACAAGATAAGAAAATAAACAACCATTTGCTGCAGGAAATTAAAACACTTTATCCTGATGCCTTCGAGCTCGCACAAAAAACAGCAGAAAAAATAAAAATATATGTCAATAAAGACGTAGCACAAGATGAAATTGGTTTTTTAGCTTTACATTTGTATAAATCCAAAAAAAAGAAAATGTCTCCTCAAATTTTAAAAGAGCATACCGAAGCATTACATTATATGGTAAACATTATGGAAGAGGAGTTAAATACTATTTTTCCTAAAAATACGATAGCTTATGAAGGCCTGATTAGTCATTTGCATGTCACTGTAAAAGCTGCGGAAGTAGAGGAAGAATTGACTAAAGCGCCAGCAGAATTAATAGAAATGATGAAAATGGGCTACCCAAAGGCTTTTCGAGCTGCAGAAATGGCCGTCTCTGCCTTTGAGAATCGCTATAGACTCTCCCTTCCTGAAGATGAGAGTGTCTATATTGCCATGCATACACAGCGGTTAGTGAGCAGAAGAACAAACGGCTGA
- a CDS encoding low molecular weight protein-tyrosine-phosphatase, with product MKINVLFVCLGNICRSPMAEAVFRDKVSNAELSDQIQMDSAGTGHWHIGKPPHEGTRSILMKKNISYDGIRARQINADDYKNFTYIISMDDANVSEVEKLQKGKTDTLYAGKLLDFHPDFDGGDVPDPYLTGNFEEVYDMIDLSCTNLLAWIRRRESI from the coding sequence ATGAAAATTAATGTGTTATTTGTTTGTCTTGGAAATATTTGCCGTTCCCCTATGGCAGAAGCGGTATTTCGAGATAAGGTTTCAAATGCAGAATTAAGTGATCAAATACAAATGGATTCAGCAGGGACCGGTCATTGGCATATTGGCAAGCCTCCTCACGAAGGGACTAGAAGCATCTTGATGAAAAAGAATATATCTTATGATGGAATAAGAGCGAGACAGATAAACGCTGATGACTATAAGAACTTTACATATATTATTTCGATGGATGATGCTAACGTATCAGAGGTTGAGAAACTACAAAAAGGTAAAACTGATACTTTATATGCTGGCAAACTTCTTGATTTTCATCCTGATTTTGATGGCGGGGATGTTCCTGATCCATATTTGACAGGGAATTTTGAAGAGGTTTACGATATGATTGATTTAAGTTGTACAAACTTATTAGCATGGATTCGGAGACGAGAAAGCATATGA